Genomic segment of Gammaproteobacteria bacterium:
CGGTGTGACCACCACACGCAGCATGGTGCCGGACGGCACCACGATGGATGCCTTCCTGTCCGACTACGGCATCGACCCCACGCGGGACATGCTGGTGTGCGCCATGGGTGCTGGAAGCGCCGGCACCGCGATGTCGATGGGCCGCTGCTGGTACATGTTGCGCTATTGGGGCGTGGTCAAGGAACATCTCGCGCAGCTCAACGGCGGTGCAGCCAATGCGGGTACCGGGGTAATGCTCGGTTATGTCGGCCCGACGGCGACCTGCGACGAGAACACCATGCTGGGGACTCCACCGGCTCCCAACTGTCTGCCGCGCTCGGGTCGTGTCTCGGTACGCAGTCTGCCGCAGGACAACACCGTGCTGCAGGCGACCATGAGTGATGTGATCGATGTGGTCGAGGGACGCGCATCGGCCTTGCTGTGGGATGCACGCAATAATGCGCAATACCTCGGGACCGGCTTCCAGAATAATGGTTCAAGGGCTGGGCACCCGAACGGTGCCCTGCTGCTCGAGCATACGGAAATGGTCGATGCAATCGGGCGTTACAAAGACAAGGCAACCCTCGCCGCTTATCTGAATGGTGAACTCCCCGCAGGCGCCACCTCTCAGTTCAAGACCGATGTGGGCGGGGCTGCGGTCCCGGTCGGGCCCGGTAATGCCTACCGGTCCGGCACGATCATCACCTATTGCGAGACGACCTTCCGCGCGATGCTGACCGGTACCGTAGCGGGTGTGATCCTCGGCATCCCGACGCGCTTCTACGACGGCGCCATGGTCGAGTGGAATGCCATGACGCACATCC
This window contains:
- a CDS encoding sulfurtransferase, whose translation is MVINTPAQIAQVSADNYDDNVNGLITGTTLKRWIDNWEVNRPAGITGRLIILQVNNGPAGSEYITPNPAGGVLTYSVPGSRLTMDRSNGVTTTRSMVPDGTTMDAFLSDYGIDPTRDMLVCAMGAGSAGTAMSMGRCWYMLRYWGVVKEHLAQLNGGAANAGTGVMLGYVGPTATCDENTMLGTPPAPNCLPRSGRVSVRSLPQDNTVLQATMSDVIDVVEGRASALLWDARNNAQYLGTGFQNNGSRAGHPNGALLLEHTEMVDAIGRYKDKATLAAYLNGELPAGATSQFKTDVGGAAVPVGPGNAYRSGTIITYCETTFRAMLTGTVAGVILGIPTRFYDGAMVEWNAMTHIQDKFGEFILPVDSPWRTDTLARSVFTLSTATIDPRIIDDAYYDAPRYRVTNAIIDADKAYKTGATSGGSGGGGGGLLPPSPCGG